The following DNA comes from Macrobrachium rosenbergii isolate ZJJX-2024 chromosome 37, ASM4041242v1, whole genome shotgun sequence.
aatctatattCTCAATAACTTTGATTTGTTATTTTCCGTATTTTAAACAGACAATTTTTTGGCATCGAGAGGTTACCTCTTGCATTTTCGTACACaatattgttaattttgatttgtttatttctatagCCTACATATGCATGTAAGTTCATTTGGGTGAATAAGCAAAACATTTATCAgctctctttgtttctttgtgcAGTTCTCCTTCATACTCAGGTATCTGATGGAAATTCTTCAACTTCTATcattacttttctatttatttttatatatatattgaaatatttttatttacattcggCCCTGGGTAAAGCAAGGGTTGGCTGTATCACAAAAACTATCTAGGCAAAAGTTTGTGGGAAAACGAAAACCTGCGTCTACAACGATAACTGTCTATGTGGGCCACATAACCTTGGAGCACCTTTTGCGGGAATGAACCACCTGACAATTTTTGAAATTCCAGTTGTAAACAAAAACTGAAGTGGAAAAATGCCCGgggaacacaaaaataaaagataattaataaataaaaagtaaaacgcttttgttttcattttgtccttttaTTCTGATAATATCAAGGAACCGATAAAAGTTATGGTATACTAAGAGGTCTCTTTCTAAATAATCGCTGTTCCTAAGTGGTCTCTTAAAAAGTTATTGTAAAAGTAAATTTCGTTGGTATTTTTCTCTCCCTCCACACTCTCGCTCTGTAGATGCAATGCTATGAAAAAGAAAGCGTGCCTTGCTGGATGATTTAGGTCTCATTTTTTCAATGATTAGAACATTTGCCATAACAATACATATACAACAAAATGCAATATACGtccacacatttttttttgtaataataatctaCAGGTAATAAACTCTACATTTGTGTTTGCTTTCAACCAGCCCTGAGCCATCCTCTCGTCACTGGCACTTGGGCCAAGCGTTTAAGAACGACTGTAACATCCCTAGTGTTAGGACTTGGTTTCTTGACACTTTTATATAACCATCGTTTTTTGCGGCATGGAAACATGAGAAAACACAATCTGGAAATACAGTACTGTCCGATACCTTCATGTGGACTTTGCAGTGAAGTGGTCTTGAGTTCAAGCTCCACTTAGGCATGGCAGATTTTACTGGCAACACAGCCTTACCGTCAGTGAGCCTATTACACGGGCGAATTTTCACGCAGCATGGCAGGTTCGCTCAGCATTTTGAACAAACGCTTAGTACGTCCAGCAAAACCTGATTCGTGTATACCCATCACTGCTGGGATGAAATCGCCAGCATTTGTTTACACATCGTTCGGCGGTCGACGTTCACGTTCACGAGCTACAGAGCATCGTCAAGAACATCACCATGTTTGTGCAATGGACATTTGAGATTGAGGAGAGCCTTATTGCAAAAGTGAGATCGCGACCAATGTTTGGAATCCAAGGGATCCTTTTAACAGCAAGACAAAAACGATTAAAAAGTACTTGTATGCTGAGATAGTGAGGGAACTTCAAGAAGCATCCATGAAAAGAGGAATTAATGATGCAGGTATGTAGCCCATTTTTATGTAGTCACTATTTAGTtttatagtagtagtagaacACTTTAGGCCATATTTGGTTGTCAAGTAGGCCATATTTTTTGTGTGAAGTAAGGTAATTTCAAAATCATGGCCTAGCTAGGACATGCAAAGCTATGAATAGCTGGGCTAGGCATCAATGGCCTTTAGGCCATTAAAGCCATGGCCTATTGGGCTTTTAAAAGCAATGGCACTTATGCAATAATATATGACCTAGTTAGGCTATTCCTTTCATAGTTCTGTGGCCAGCCAATGTTAGAGAACTGCCATTAGAGGCTAGTTTAACCATAAACACCAACCTAACCTTTGTCAGTTATGTGATATGATACCATTAGCATGTGACAATATGTTTGGGTTATTTCGTGATAAATACTTTATTAACACTCAACGAGTGGCAAGCTTCTACTCATATTGCTTAATATACTGTAACAGATATAAGCTAGAATTCAGAGGACATAACGGCACTCTGGGTAGGATAGCATAATTTGAGTATCAAACAGCACCATTATCATTTTTTGGTGTTTAATTTAGGAAAAGTTATAGtagaaaagttgtttatattgTCCTAAAATGTAAGTATGAAGGTGGAACTCTTTAACAACGATTGGGGCAGCCATCAGCTAGGAATTAACCAGTTGGGACAGGTTAGTAGGTGTTTTGGGTTAGGCTAGTGCCCTATAATGTCCTAAAACACCTACCTAACCTCCTGACCTGTCACTGAATTATTGCATGGTTACTATGAGAAATTCTGAATATTGACTATTCACATCTCAAATGTTGCATGTACATAGAGGGAAATTGTCTTAGTGTCGTTTCATTGAACAAGTATGAACATACGCTGGCCAGAGGCCCTTTGATCCCCTGCATTGAgtattttagactttgtttttgtttttggatacCAGCCTTAAAAGCTGAAATTTTAACCTAACATTTTAGCCTGGCCAGGAGGCATTCACCCTGATCCCCTGTTTTGCCAACTTATAAAAcaccctttcatttcattatttctatgattattataagttaatcaaaataccccttttatttcattatttctatgattattgtgagttaatcaaacttgaatttttctcttgCAGATGCTGTAATGATGAAGTTTAGTAGCTAAAAACATCATTTCGGAGGAACTGGCTAAAATCAAACGAGTAAAAAGTGGCTTAGGAGGAGACTTTGTTCCAAAATGGAGGCTCTTTGATTTAATGTTGACTGACTGATGTTGTCACCCCAGGAAGAGTACATCAAACCTTGAGACTACTGTGTCTGTAAGTATTAAGAATGTATGACTGTTTCAAgtattgtgtgtttatttttgcatttcagatttattatagaaagttttaatttgtatattccttttttatgatttacctttttttcagcAGGAGTCCCAGTCCTCCCACCAGCAGGAGTCTCAGACCTTCAATCAGCAGGATTCCCAGTTATCCCAATCTCTTTTGGTACAAGTTGACTCTATCAATCAGCAGGATTCCCAGTTATCCCAATCTCTTTTGATAAAGTTGACTCCTATCAGTCTGATGATGAAGTCATCCATCAGCCATTGCAGACATTCAATTATGACAGTAGTGTAGATGACATTGATCTGCCTACCCCATCATCTTCACACTCTGTGCCAGGAACAagtcgatcatcatcatcatcatcgcggAATAATGAAAGGTTGGTCGAACTGACTCCAAAACGTAAAAGGAATATGACACCAGAACATTGCACCCAGTGCAACCGAGGTAGCATTATCTTTTTAAAAACCACTGCACAAGCACAAAGGAAAGAAGACATCCCATACGCAGCAgggtttttgtaaaagaagtaaTTCTCTGAATTTCCGCCATAAACATCCAAAACTTATGCTTAAACTTGCTGCATTCCTAAACAAGTTGAAAGAGGAGGAATGCAGTTAATCATTGGACATAAACTGTTGTAAGgtggtattttttttcctgtatgattTCTTCCATGGGATATAGAtataacacacaaaagaaaagaatctgtACCAGGGccataattttatgttttacacATTGCATtatgatgttaaataaaaaaacattggtatacagaaactttatttatcctataaaatttatgcagaacacttttattgcacttttatttCCTATACAAGTATGTTTGTAGctcttaattattatcatcaccacaaaataaaaagaagagctAGTGTCTGAAGGCCATAGCATCCTGAAATGCTACCTTGCCTTTATTCACAAAATACGTTGCGTACATTGATAGCGTGCCCTGCGTGGCCTTCGGATTTAAAGCATTTAAGTTTTCCCAGCCAACACCAGTGTCATTACGCCATTGCCCTGCAATTACTCTACCATTATTTACATCGTCTCTGTCGATTAACTCTGGTGCTATTTCATTGTGTCtagattctttaaataaataattgtgcaACACAAGGGCTGCTAGCGTAATTAGCCTAACACGTTCTTCTTCAGCCACCGCGATTACTACCAAAGCCATTGCCATGGCCATATTCTGGTCATTGGTGTAGAGATGAGACATTTCCATGATTATAATGCGTCTTGATGCCAACACTATGACTTTCTagggtttgttttgattttccagcAGCTGCTTTCTCGATATGGGGACTGAAACAGCTGATCACATGGTGCTACCGTTGTCATGGCAACGCACAGTTTGCTTTGCTGAAACGGCTGCGTGTGCTCGCGACCGTGTAATAGTTTTGTTCAGCAAATGCTGAGCGAACGGAGCCGTGCTGCGTGAAAATTCGCCCGTGTAATAGCCGACCTATAAATCACCCACCAGGGTGGGTGATTTATAGGTCTTCTACctgctgagtcatcagcagccactGCTTGGCTCCCTGCGGTCCTGGCTTGATGAAGCGCTGGTTTGGGTGCTGATCAGATGTACGAGCAAATAATTATCGTCGGTCTTTAGGACACTGCGACGGCACAATGACCTGTCCCTTGCTTACTGTGCTCAAGAGCTACCTTTACGCTTGTAGAGAGCTTTTGTAtacctttaatttcatttacagcgTACTAATTTCTCTCCAAGTTATGGGGTCCATTTTTATAATCATGTTCTACATGGGAACACAAAATGCTAATTGCCTTGATAACGAGGCACTCAGGATTTGAATGTCCATGCGTCATgcttggtacttttttttttataatatattgccATTGCActgtaaacagacagacagaagcacAGATATATTAATTAGTAATGTtgttctgtattttcatgttgACGATCTTATGATAGTTAAACGTTGAGTTCACTACCCAGGGACTGAGTTACACAGGAAAATGTGAACATAAGGGAGGATCGAAACGACAAGTCCCGACCCTAGGAATGTTTCGATGTTTATATAGGCTTGTGGTGAGAGAGGTTGCACCTAGGCTGAACGAGCGCAGGTCTAAATGTGGAGTTCGTTCGCTGTAGACTATCAAtgttacatacaaaaataaatatacagatacacggtatattattataaggaagttttatcattatcattcctattattattaaacattacgCAAAAATACCTacatctgaaaatattaaaacaccgcaaataaaaaaaaaatactgttgaaagacataaattaaaagataaattaaaccTTCGATTTCCAAGAAATGCAGAAACCTTCAGGTTCCATCTGGTTTGCACACCAGTTTCACACGAGAATACGGAGAATGCACCCTTTTGCATTATCAGTTCAGCTGTTGGTTTCCGTGAGcattactcttttattttcttgtatgcaGTTGGATGGAGGACTATATATTAGCCATGAGCTGTCGACAGCTCCGGGAGAACTGATGAAGAGAGTCAGGTATATGATGTCTGTATTCAGTATTATATATCAataccctaatatatatatatatatatatatatatatatatatatatatatatatatatatatatatatatatatatatatatatatatatatatatatatatatatatatatatatatatatatatatatatatatatatatatatatatatatatatgtgtgtgtgtgtgtgtgtgtgtgtgtgtgtataaatatagccTCTATACACACAGCATtattattccacacacacacacacacacatatatatatatatatatatatatatatatatatatgcatgtgtgtgtgtgtgtgtgtagtatgtgtattctttattcatttaccaCTATCCATAAtctatttgttcttttaaaaaaactagagaaaaattaaatcttttataaaaaaaagaaggcagaGAAAAATTGGCGAATTCTACTGTAAAGAACACTCTCTTCCATCCAGAATGAAACTAATCTTCAGTCTGCTAGCGATCGGCGTGGCCCTCTGTGCCATTATTGCCAATCAACCATCGCTCGTTTCGGCTCGCGCTCGTGTGActgtcgaggaagaggaaaccATTTTGACTCGAGATTGCGCCTTCACGAACGCCCACTCGGGCTCACCCCCAAAGCCCGAAGGAGAGACTGAGACTCTTGCAGGCCGAGAGAAATATCCCACAAGAAGCTTGAAAGGTAGGTTTGAAGGAAGTCTCAGTCTGGAAAAGTCTGATATGAGTCGAAATTGTGAGTCTCATCAACTACTACAAGATAAACGTCGCTTTAAATAGAGTCTGAGGCAAGACTGATAAGTTTGAAATAAGGGTAAACAGCAAGTGTGACATAAGTGTCACAGATCATACAAAACTTGAAACAAGTATAAACAAGTAAGTTGGAAACGAGTCATATGTAAGTCTACAAAAAGTCAGGAATAATtctataaaataagttttaaaaagttgTCACACATGCCTTCTACGTTTGTTGTGATTTTCcctcttcattttgcaaaaataagttaaattagaATAATTATCTCCCGAATGTGAATTAAAGTACATTTCAAAGAAGTACTGGTTGTTTTGATCTTTTCACACCAAAGCGCTCCCATGTTTTCCCAGGCTCAGATAAGCCAggcaggtgtctaatgagaaactaagtgCAGGACCCTACCACGAGTAATTACTGAATCTGACCTGGCCCTAGTAATGCTCCCCTAAAGTGACATTTCTCATAGCCGCTTGCAAGTAGCACGCccccctttgagagttcctttTGTTGTTACTATTGTTCTCAATTCCCCAGTCACGCATGCCCTTTCGTATTTTTCTGAGTTTCCCCTCCTTCCAAACCACCTGCGATGCCATcaagggtcacctttcttgacctgacccgCATCTGCCAACACCTGCATCCCCGCCTACAAATCCCTCGACTCCCCCATCTAATTGTCTACCCCATTGACACCTCTTCTCTCGAACCCTTATCTGGCCGCCAGACAATGACCTTTCCAGGTActtagcccgattaacaacacACCCTACAAGAAGGACAATGGAGTAACCATTAATAAGGGactgtcagaagtgtcaaaatacaactgtTGCTGGCACCTGGCTTGGTATATATACTGGCTCCAACAGACCATTCTTTGCTAGTCACCTTCCAGACATCACACTGCTAGTGCAACCTGTGCTAGTCCCTCTTCAGAAGCCACACCGCTGTTATAGTCTATGCTAGTCCTCCTTCAGGTGTCTCCCTGATCGTAGACACTCTACCTAACCTACTTCTGAAGTCACACCGCTAGTATACCCCATACTGGCCACCTCTACAATGCCACTCTACGACACCATCCTCCTGGCactccacacgcacacacacacacccgttaGTCTAGTCAAACCTTACACTACTCCGTTAGTCTGCTCTCCTGACTTCACGCCACTGGAACCTGATGCTAGCCGTCCCCTTGTCCAGAAGTTACCAAGAGACTACGCCTGAGTCCTGCTTGAAGCATTCCTATGCTGCTACGCTAAAGATTCACGTATCTGGCTACGGCTACTCACTTCTACAGGCAGATGTCCTATTAGCCTCCAGCCCCCCTACCTTCGTCATACTTCTCCTCTGTTGGAGAACATTGAGTGACAACGCTTCTGCTGACGCCCTACTGCAGAAACTTGGCTCTATGATCCCCACGCTTGTCAGACCTAAAGTAATGTTATCAGAAGTTGTTTGTCAGCCCCTTAACTACCCTAACGGTGTTTATATACCTGTTCTCCTAATACCTGTAACCATATTCCTGTCCCTTTCCTTCAGAGAGctctgtgattttgattgtggtggaattgtgatcaaCAGTGACTTGTTTTAGCTTCATTCGCGAATTGTCTTTAGATTTTAATTATTACGTAAACAGTGCTTTGCTACTTAGCCTACGTGGATTCATTTTCATTACACTCGAGTCCATTCGTATGTGTTTTCAACtctcctgctcttgcagatccgtgATTTCGAGTCCCTGTAGTGTAAGATCACTGTAGGCCAACGGTGCCACCTTCTTGCATACCAGGTGCCATATCCAGTCACGATATTCGGACAACAGCAGCGCAAACGCTTTCGCTCATCGTACCCCTCACTGTAGATCTTTGGATTCTCCCCGAAATGTATTTTGCTTGTTAGCCTAGAAAGCTCAGTGTATAAAAATCTGCAGTTATGGCACTCTGCTTCAGaacattttttatactttgtgTAACGTAACCCTTGAATCGTGCCACGGAGCTAGATTGATAGGTCCTGtgtatatttcatcttctgatttaaTTAGTGAATTATGCTATTTAGTGGACAACCCAAGTTTACCTTCAAtccttttcatttattggtaatttaGAGTATTTTTCACTTGCATCTTATCTCTGTTCATTTGAGTGCCGTCCCCCCCCTTTCAGTCAGGTGTAGTTTCCTTTCCTTCACGCGGCAGCGCGAACATGACAAAGTCTAAAATCAGTCTAAAAGGAAGGTCTGAAGTAAGTCTCACAAGTCTGGAATAAATCTAATAGGTAAGTCTGAAACAACCGTCACAAGTCTAAAAACCGCTGAAATAAGATTAAATTACAACTAAAACATTTAAGGAATAAGTCTTCAGAGGAAGTCGGAAAAGGTCCAACCCTAGTCTttcaaataaatctgaaaattaGCTCTGAAAtaggcaacaaatattcaacttgaCGAAGCTCTGTGAGTAAATCTGACCTCCGATTATTTGATGAAAGTTGTTATTTACAAGTAATTAACTGcagctgattgaacctgattttGTTTCCAATGTATATATGACTGTTTAGGATTTATTCTCAAGTAATTTGCTTAAGTAAATTAGCTCTGCACGTTGCTGCAAAGACTAAAACTATGTTGAGGAAATAGAGCAGAAGCTAATTTTCAACtcaacagaaaacttaaaaactaaattGAAGAATTGTTCAAACGCTCTTCCTAATTCAAGGCCAGAAATTAACTTTAACCTTTTGGTTAAGACTTGgtcttatcataaaaaaaaagaaaactaaagtttCATCCCAGTGTGATTTCTTATTCAAATTTCGAAATGAATTTCACTTTAAGAAGGAGGAATGTTTCCTTTGTCCTTTGAGTCACTCAACTTTCcaataagatatttaaaattaacaGTTACCGATAATAACAAAATACGCAAACCGATATAAACTGTTTCTCAcaggacatttttttatttactaaatttctGTTCTCAGATCAGTAAAGTCCTGAATATTACCTATTAATCAAATCTTTTTCCACATCACTTATTTACCGAATTTGTCTTTCCATTATCTATTTAAATCGTCGTTGCAGAAACCCTGACCAGCATAGGAAGCAAAGTAGCCAAAGTCCTGAGAATTGCAGGCCCCATTTACAAAGGCGTCGAAATCTTTGCCAGCTTCTTGAAGACCAGATATAAGACCGAAACGAACGAGAACTACTGGGAGGAGCTCTCAGGTAAGGCGTCAAGTTCTGTCTGAAGGAGAGACAAGCCCAGCTTTGATGTGATTATCTAAATGATGACTGAGTCAATTGGGAACTAGTCTTCTTGATACTGACGCGGAATAggggtacaaagtaaaaattCAGTGCTTCATTACTATTTACGCAGTTAGTTAAGAGTACTAAGTAAAAGTTTCTCTATTCTCATTCTGTTACAGATTTTTTCGCACCTTCCCTTTTGCTTGACTATTTAAATCCATGTCTTCGAAACTGACAACGAAAGAGTAGCCCGGGTATCTACAGTTATAACAGAAGCACCGATGTTGGCGACAACTGTGGCCTGATGAagtaaatcataataataataataataataataataataataataataataataataatatcgcagAGACTTAGACGGGCAGGGACAAACCCCACCCCactccaccacacacacacacacccacaccaacATCCACACCCAACCACAAAACAATGCGGTcccggaaagatttcagccattcagccattctctctctctctaaaaagctGGTAAAATGTATCTGGGAATACAAAGGTAGGCAGAAAATTACGCTGTTTGGAAATGAACGGTGAGAAACCTCGAGTAAACCATTCAACCTTCAAGTTTATGACTTTCGCGCTATCTGAGGGATTGTGAAGCCTGGTACGCGTACACTGCGAGAACACATTTAATTTTCCGTGTGTAACAACGATATTCCACGGAGAGTGAAATCCACGCTTAGATCTGCCAGCGTCCAACTCTGGGCTTCTTTCTCTCATCAGTGGATCGTTTGAAATTATGAAGGGACTTAGATTGGAGCTTCAGGAAGATGCGCACCTTACCCTCTCAACATTCTCTCATGTTCCTCCCAAAAATTGGGAGAAAAATTCTCAGTACCGTCGCAGAGTAACTTGCAACACTTAATGGACGCACTGAAGTAGTTAACTTACATAGGAACAACTTTTTATGAGGAGCCAACTCTAAATTTGCATGGAAACAAATTTGACCGGTTGTTGATACCATTCACTTTCAGACTGGAATGCCCTGCCCTCCTTTGCATTTCCGCTTCATCCGAGTGCGATTGACGCAGTTCTGCCAGTCTTGGCCTCTCCCAAAGATAAAATTGTAAGAATGAGAAATTCATACTATACACTAAAACTTAGTATAACGACACACATCACAAATTTACGGTGACATGTTTAATCTTTCCTAATACCACTTTTGATTCAAAATAAAACTTGCTTGTGCCacttttcattcacaataaaATCGCCAGGACCACTTTCCATTCGGAAGAAAAGCTGACAGAGCCAATTTTCACTCCTAACAATATTGCCAGTACAGTACCACATTTTTCGTCAAATTATGCCAATGCCACTTTTCACTCTTAACAACAGCTTATAGTGCGCTTTCCCACTCATAGCAAGAACCGTCTGctacttttcatttatatcaggAATTGTAAGTGTGACTTTTCCGTCATAACATCATTTGCCAGTGACAGTTTTTCTTCATATCAGAAACTGTCgatgccattttttatttatattagataTTGCCAGTGCCACTCTTAATTCACAAAAGTTATGTGCTACTTTTCGGTTATTACAGAAAATACCAATGCCACTTTTCTTGACAGTACTGGCATTTACACTTATCTTTCATAAAATTGGTCAGTGACACTTTTCATTCCTAAAAGCAGCTAGTACACCTTTTCATTCATAACAAATGGTACCAGtgtgtattttctcttataaaaataGCTGCTAGTCCcactttttattcacaaaaaattgtTAGTACCACTCGCATTCACAACAGAAACTGCCAGTGCCTTGGCTGAAGAGACCGTCGACCAAGTGATCTTGCGTCAAACCCAGGATGCTGTTAAACGCATGTCTGAAAACCTCGAGTTatacctcgacaacaacagcacCGTAGGCGATTTCTCAGCTCTCGATCTCACCATTGCTATGGACAACGAACGCGAAACCATCATGTAAATATTCTTCTTTAATGTTCAGATATTCCATCACTATGTTAAGTTCAGTTGATCCATCAATGGCAGTCAAGTTGtcatgttcatttcttgttggaaCAGGCATCTAGGccaaaaaaaatgtacatactaAATAATGATGAAGCAATTCCAACACCAAAATACTTATACCAGGTCTCTGTAAGTTTGAGGGAACCATGCCAAATCTGCTTCAATAATAAGGACCCAATTTTAGTGATATAAAAGGTTTAATTGGTCATTGTAACCTGTGATCAGTGTAGCCGAACTTGAATAAGGATGAATCAACTTCAGTGACCTTCAACGTTTAACAGGTCTTTGTATGCTGGGATCAACCACCCTCAAAACATTGTGCTGCAGTACGTGGACATGGTCACAATGCGTCTCATGCTCTGGCAGGCCACAGTTTTCAGATACATCAAGGAATACACGATTGACGgcaaagtaagtatatatataaatatatttgtttttgttaagatCAAATTTAAGCACTCAATAAGTTGGCTCTCAGGCCTCATTATGACTCGCTGTCATTTGCAATACAGGTTTTGAATCTACCTCTCAAACCTCCTCTTTTATCTGGAGGACCTGTAGCCACCATGAGAGtataatttctcttggatgagtTTTCAATTTCAGACCACCAATGGACATTTTATAATAGCAACAAGTTTTGTGCGTGTTATAATACcgatattctgtattttcatttaaaactgctCTCATAACTATcaatattttcactgaattcaaGTCGTAGCAACCTCTATGGTGAGTATTTCAAACATTACACCCATTGCACAAAGTTCCGAGTTGTTGAGCAtttatttctgcattattttctGCCTTTACTGATGTCTGCTGACATTTGCGTATAATTCTTTCCctaaaggaatataattttaaagtcaCTGATTTTCATCAGTCGAACACCATTTCCATAAAAATTACTTGTTGTTCGTGTATTTTATTTGCTAATCTCTTGGGATTCACTAAGGCACCATCTGGAGATTCCGTGTGCAGCATAGTCTACAAATGGAACATGGCTTACAAGACAGATATTGACGAAGTATCTGAATTCTTGCTGCCAGCGCTTGAGAAGTGGAACACAGATTACAAGACACAGGTATGATCTCAGACCTACTTTTACACCTAACACGTCACTCTCGCATTTACTTGATACTCGcaaaaccaaaatttatttttctacaaataaCTCCAGTAACGCCCGTGTATTTATTCTATCAAATGCGTTACTCACTCTCATTTACTTAATGCTTACTAATTTTACAACAAACAGGTCACTATCTTATTGACTTAATTCCTTAATAAACAAGACAGATATAACCTTATCAACTGTTCTACACGAAACAGTCATTCCCCGTTACTTTATACTCCCCCAAAGAAGCTATACCTTATGGATACTTTGGTACAATtgtatgaaattctctctctctctctctctctctctctctctctctctctctctctctatctctctctctctctctctctctctctctctggtcctagAAGCACAATAGAACCACGCTTGGACAGCAAATGATGAATCTGAGTTCAGTCCCAACGCAAGCCAGGCGAGAAAATTATGTGCTTGGTTGTAAGTCTACTGTTGTGAGTTACAGAGAACGAGAGAaaggagtgaaagaaaaagaaattaaaaaacatgAGTGATCAATGAATACTGTGATGCATCTtcatatcatataaaaaatgagGACCTCGAAGAGGTAATCCTCAAACCACCGAGGTGAAACCACTCAAAAGATATTGTCTCTCTTCCTACAGCTGAGAGTGGATTGCAAGACGACTTACGCCAAGCCAGCTTTCGCCCAGTGGAGATACGAAGCACAATGCAAAATATTTAATGGGTGAATTTTAACGATCGACATTGGAAATTACCAATACTCATTTTGTTCTTGAGagatattttttccatctttgtaCTTTACTAGTAAAGTGTTTCAGTGTTACCTTTCCTTCACCTGTAATGGCTTTCTGAAACTGCAAGATCAGTTAAGGTCTTCTTATTCTAAAGCTTTCCTTCGAATTCCAGGTATCACGGTACCTTTCCCGAAACTTGAGCAACACGTGTTATCGTAAGAGTAGCCCGGTAAGAACCTT
Coding sequences within:
- the LOC136825523 gene encoding uncharacterized protein; this encodes MQLDGGLYISHELSTAPGELMKRVRMKLIFSLLAIGVALCAIIANQPSLVSARARVTVEEEETILTRDCAFTNAHSGSPPKPEGETETLAGREKYPTRSLKETLTSIGSKVAKVLRIAGPIYKGVEIFASFLKTRYKTETNENYWEELSETASALAEETVDQVILRQTQDAVKRMSENLELYLDNNSTVGDFSALDLTIAMDNERETIMSLYAGINHPQNIVLQYVDMVTMRLMLWQATVFRYIKEYTIDGKAPSGDSVCSIVYKWNMAYKTDIDEVSEFLLPALEKWNTDYKTQLRVDCKTTYAKPAFAQWRYEAQCKIFNGYHGTFPET